A genomic window from Paramormyrops kingsleyae isolate MSU_618 chromosome 23, PKINGS_0.4, whole genome shotgun sequence includes:
- the LOC111846906 gene encoding pleckstrin homology domain-containing family A member 8-like isoform X1 → MEGILYKWTNYLSGWQPRWFVLEGGTLSYYDSEEDAWKGCKGSIKVCVCEIQVHASDLTRLDLTIPGEQYFYLKALNAAERQKWLVALGTAKACHTDNRTKREKELQETTKALKTKMSELRLYCDLLLQQVNRIQGNSPSADAVEQDDGTMLKSTCRTFLKTLNECMVIADRAFSQPTILLQTPPGSPTAVAIKSHKVKTGIQSNQHLREKKSSSRSREGRVNPGLPADDRGAAGEGLQPQTEESSSGGGASRVPEGAGSEPGGEWASGPVEKMDQDGSPGAEQGENAAVSQQLKGVDQKLSLTHDEGLRAVIPDENNFKGVEEMSSGNEVDPEQTTAARDVLPSQTRGQEKGLEQVDPASTLSSRYEDPPP, encoded by the exons ATGGAGGGAATCCTGTATAAGTGGACTAATTATTTAAGCG GCTGGCAGCCTCGGTGGTTTGTTCTGGAAGGGGGGACTCTGTCGTATTACGACTCTGAGGAGGACGCGTGGAAGGGATGCAAGGGCAGCATCAAAGTTTGCGTATGTGAGATACAAG TGCATGCCAGTGACCTCACACGCCTGGACCTGACGATCCCAGGTGAGCAGTACTTCTACCTGAAGGCCCTCAACGCCGCAGAGAGGCAGAAATGGCTTGTTGCCCTGGGAACGGCCAAGGCCTGTCATACGGACAACAGGACCAAGCGGGAGAAAG AGCTCCAGGAAACTACAAAGGCTCTGAAAACCAAGATGTCTGAATTAAGGCTCTACTGCGACCTCCTCCTCCAGCAAGTCAACAGGATTCAAGGGAATTCTCCCAGCGCTGATGCAGTGGAG CAGGACGACGGCACCATGCTCAAGTCCACTTGCAGAACCTTTCTGAAGACGCTCAACGAGTGCATGGTCATCGCAGACCGGGCCTTCAGCCAGCCCACTATCCTGCTTCAGACTCCCCCTGGTTCCCCCACTGCCGTCGCTATCAAATCTCATAAG GTAAAAACTGGAATCCAGTCGAATCAACACCTTCGTGAAAA GAAAAGCAGCTCCCGCAGCAGAGAGGGGAGAGTGAATCCAGGGCTGCCAGCTGATGAtcgaggggccgcaggcgagggCTTGCAACCCCAGACTGAGG AGTCCAGCTCAGGGGGAGGAGCAAGCAGAGTCCCTGAGGGAGCTGGGAGTGAGCCTGGGGGGGAGTGGGCCAGTGGACCAGTGGAGAAAATGGACCAAGATGGATCTCCTGGTGCTGAGCAGGGAGAAAACGCTGCAGTGTCGCAGCAGCTGAAGGGTGTGGACCAAAAGCTGAGTCTCACTCACGATGAGGGACTGCGGGCTGTCATTCCAGATGAGAATAACTTCAAAGGTGTGGAGGAAATGAGCTCTGGAAATGAGGTTGACCCTGAGCAGACCACAGCAGCCAGAGATGTCCTCCCCAGCCAGACTCGGGGGCAAGAAAAAGGCTTAGAGCAGGTGGACCCA
- the LOC111846906 gene encoding pleckstrin homology domain-containing family A member 8-like isoform X2 codes for MEGILYKWTNYLSGWQPRWFVLEGGTLSYYDSEEDAWKGCKGSIKVCVCEIQVHASDLTRLDLTIPGEQYFYLKALNAAERQKWLVALGTAKACHTDNRTKREKELQETTKALKTKMSELRLYCDLLLQQVNRIQGNSPSADAVEDDGTMLKSTCRTFLKTLNECMVIADRAFSQPTILLQTPPGSPTAVAIKSHKVKTGIQSNQHLREKKSSSRSREGRVNPGLPADDRGAAGEGLQPQTEESSSGGGASRVPEGAGSEPGGEWASGPVEKMDQDGSPGAEQGENAAVSQQLKGVDQKLSLTHDEGLRAVIPDENNFKGVEEMSSGNEVDPEQTTAARDVLPSQTRGQEKGLEQVDPASTLSSRYEDPPP; via the exons ATGGAGGGAATCCTGTATAAGTGGACTAATTATTTAAGCG GCTGGCAGCCTCGGTGGTTTGTTCTGGAAGGGGGGACTCTGTCGTATTACGACTCTGAGGAGGACGCGTGGAAGGGATGCAAGGGCAGCATCAAAGTTTGCGTATGTGAGATACAAG TGCATGCCAGTGACCTCACACGCCTGGACCTGACGATCCCAGGTGAGCAGTACTTCTACCTGAAGGCCCTCAACGCCGCAGAGAGGCAGAAATGGCTTGTTGCCCTGGGAACGGCCAAGGCCTGTCATACGGACAACAGGACCAAGCGGGAGAAAG AGCTCCAGGAAACTACAAAGGCTCTGAAAACCAAGATGTCTGAATTAAGGCTCTACTGCGACCTCCTCCTCCAGCAAGTCAACAGGATTCAAGGGAATTCTCCCAGCGCTGATGCAGTGGAG GACGACGGCACCATGCTCAAGTCCACTTGCAGAACCTTTCTGAAGACGCTCAACGAGTGCATGGTCATCGCAGACCGGGCCTTCAGCCAGCCCACTATCCTGCTTCAGACTCCCCCTGGTTCCCCCACTGCCGTCGCTATCAAATCTCATAAG GTAAAAACTGGAATCCAGTCGAATCAACACCTTCGTGAAAA GAAAAGCAGCTCCCGCAGCAGAGAGGGGAGAGTGAATCCAGGGCTGCCAGCTGATGAtcgaggggccgcaggcgagggCTTGCAACCCCAGACTGAGG AGTCCAGCTCAGGGGGAGGAGCAAGCAGAGTCCCTGAGGGAGCTGGGAGTGAGCCTGGGGGGGAGTGGGCCAGTGGACCAGTGGAGAAAATGGACCAAGATGGATCTCCTGGTGCTGAGCAGGGAGAAAACGCTGCAGTGTCGCAGCAGCTGAAGGGTGTGGACCAAAAGCTGAGTCTCACTCACGATGAGGGACTGCGGGCTGTCATTCCAGATGAGAATAACTTCAAAGGTGTGGAGGAAATGAGCTCTGGAAATGAGGTTGACCCTGAGCAGACCACAGCAGCCAGAGATGTCCTCCCCAGCCAGACTCGGGGGCAAGAAAAAGGCTTAGAGCAGGTGGACCCA